One window of Paenibacillus albicereus genomic DNA carries:
- a CDS encoding FecCD family ABC transporter permease encodes MPESSQRHPDDARAVGESGRRTALLASAAAPASGKGSRRAFRLAVLGAAAAILLIALLGVTTGEFALSVPDALRTLAGGAADADQRLVVFGFRLPRIVLAALVGLSLGAAGAAVQSLTRNGLADPGILGINAGAGLAVVLFMLALRDIVRLEGLAAVMTMPLYGTVGGLAAGGLIFALARSRGSLDPQKLLLVGIAVTSGFGAATLYLSLKMNPQDFERAAVWLSGSLNSANWLYVLAVLPWVLLLLPALWAKSRMLDLMRLSDESLSGLGVALKRERRTLLLLSAGLVAAGVAVSGSIGFVGLIAPHMAARLAGLSHRRLLPLSALLGAALVMAGDYVGRTAFSPSELPAGIVISIIGAPYFVWLLIRQKTAR; translated from the coding sequence ATGCCTGAGTCCAGCCAGCGCCATCCGGACGACGCCCGCGCCGTCGGCGAGAGCGGCCGCCGGACAGCCTTGCTCGCGTCCGCGGCTGCGCCCGCATCCGGCAAAGGCTCCCGCCGCGCCTTCCGGCTTGCCGTCCTTGGCGCGGCCGCCGCGATCCTGCTCATCGCCCTGCTCGGCGTCACGACCGGCGAGTTCGCGCTGTCCGTGCCGGACGCGCTGCGCACGCTGGCCGGCGGCGCGGCCGACGCCGACCAGCGGCTCGTCGTGTTCGGCTTCCGCCTGCCGCGCATCGTGCTCGCCGCCCTCGTCGGGCTGTCGCTCGGCGCGGCCGGAGCGGCCGTGCAGAGCCTGACGCGCAACGGACTCGCCGACCCCGGCATCCTCGGCATCAACGCCGGAGCCGGGCTCGCCGTCGTGCTGTTCATGCTCGCGCTGCGCGATATCGTCCGTCTGGAGGGGCTTGCCGCCGTCATGACGATGCCGCTGTACGGCACTGTCGGCGGACTCGCGGCCGGCGGACTCATCTTCGCGCTTGCCCGCTCGCGCGGCAGCCTCGATCCGCAGAAGCTGCTGCTCGTCGGCATCGCCGTCACCTCCGGATTCGGCGCGGCGACGCTGTACCTCTCGCTCAAAATGAATCCGCAGGACTTCGAGCGGGCGGCCGTCTGGCTGTCCGGCAGCCTGAACTCGGCCAACTGGCTGTACGTGCTCGCCGTGCTGCCCTGGGTGCTGCTCCTGCTGCCGGCGCTGTGGGCCAAGTCGCGCATGCTCGACCTGATGCGCCTGAGCGACGAGAGCCTGAGCGGGCTCGGCGTCGCCCTGAAGCGGGAGCGCCGCACGCTGCTGCTGCTGTCCGCCGGACTCGTCGCGGCCGGCGTCGCCGTGAGCGGCAGCATCGGCTTCGTCGGCCTGATCGCGCCCCATATGGCGGCGCGGCTGGCGGGACTGTCGCATCGGCGCCTCCTGCCGCTGAGCGCCCTGCTCGGCGCGGCGCTCGTCATGGCCGGAGACTACGTCGGCCGCACCGCCTTCTCGCCCTCGGAGCTGCCGGCCGGCATCGTCATCTCGATCATCGGGGCGCCTTATTTCGTCTGGCTGCTGATCCGTCAGAAGACGGCGCGCTGA
- a CDS encoding ABC transporter substrate-binding protein → MKKVLLAALLLLAIGALAACGSSESDNGGSASSPAPTASPSAAPSASPSAEPSASPEASGTKAVTYLGESYELPASTERIVITGAVEAMEDSILLDLHPVGAISFSGKFPPLFASITDKAEMVGEKTEPNFEKILSLKPDVILASTKFDPAVVEKLKQIATVIPYSHVSTHWEDNLKLLGELSGKQAEATAQADAFKADLEAAKAKLGDKRSGQTAAIVRIRQGEVYVYGKDLFFNPVLYGDLGFKLPEAIAAAKKQEVLSIEKLAEMNPDVLFVQFSEDENSKSPKALDELQKNPIFQSLGAVKNGNMHVNLVDPLAQGGTAYSKVQFLKAFLEKAGS, encoded by the coding sequence ATGAAAAAAGTTCTGCTCGCCGCTCTGCTGCTGCTTGCGATCGGAGCGCTCGCCGCTTGCGGCAGCTCCGAATCCGATAACGGAGGCTCTGCTTCCAGCCCGGCCCCGACCGCCTCGCCGTCCGCCGCTCCGTCGGCATCGCCGTCCGCCGAACCGAGCGCTTCTCCCGAAGCCTCCGGCACGAAAGCCGTCACCTACCTCGGCGAGTCGTACGAGCTGCCCGCCTCCACCGAGCGCATCGTCATCACCGGCGCCGTCGAGGCGATGGAGGACTCCATCCTGCTCGACCTCCATCCGGTCGGCGCGATCAGCTTCTCCGGCAAATTCCCTCCGCTGTTCGCCTCCATCACCGACAAGGCCGAGATGGTCGGAGAGAAGACCGAGCCGAACTTCGAGAAGATCCTGTCGCTCAAGCCGGACGTCATCCTCGCCTCGACGAAGTTCGATCCGGCCGTCGTCGAGAAGCTGAAGCAGATCGCCACCGTCATCCCGTATTCCCACGTGTCGACCCACTGGGAGGACAACCTCAAGCTGCTCGGCGAGCTGAGCGGCAAGCAGGCGGAAGCAACCGCTCAGGCCGACGCCTTCAAGGCCGACCTCGAGGCGGCCAAGGCGAAGCTCGGCGACAAGCGGAGCGGCCAGACCGCCGCGATCGTCCGCATCCGCCAAGGCGAAGTGTACGTCTACGGCAAGGACCTGTTCTTCAACCCGGTGCTGTACGGCGACCTCGGCTTCAAGCTGCCGGAGGCGATCGCCGCCGCCAAGAAGCAAGAGGTGCTGTCGATCGAAAAGCTGGCCGAGATGAACCCGGACGTGCTGTTCGTCCAGTTCTCGGAAGACGAGAACAGCAAGTCTCCGAAAGCTCTCGACGAGCTGCAGAAGAACCCGATCTTCCAAAGCCTCGGCGCCGTGAAAAACGGCAATATGCACGTCAACCTCGTGGACCCGCTGGCCCAGGGCGGCACCGCCTACAGCAAAGTCCAGTTCCTCAAGGCCTTCCTGGAAAAGGCCGGCTCCTGA
- a CDS encoding helix-turn-helix domain-containing protein yields the protein MIRPALPSHPQSPAPQPIDIGAWTIRLRDASVLQVGPDRPGMTQQLLRQTALLVLLDGKVRLERGAGSARMGAGVVYLCPPESTFALAADGGGRGAAALLRIELHAPDPALPGRLRPVEADAVAAALPREARLPAAAQLQDRCRAICAGFGGERPLGRLRAQADALHLLLETIEEAAPDPAADEPLEPVRAYMEEHMREPLSLELLAELAGCSPKHFAASFKKAYGSTPREHLTRLRLAKAKQLMLRSDSRLKDVAHAVGYEDEFYFSRLFKKAHGVSPTRYMEQRRQRIAAYGNASPLGYLLPLGALPHAAPMHPKWMRYYLERWGTDVPQHLSYGLTELQVRDDLEQLRQLRPELTVCSADLEEDVRRHLEAIGPIVRLPKEQPDGWRQGLTDIGRRLGLEADAERWIGAFDRRVAAARAAVGGSGTPSVLIVRLLKGQLYPHGCEGLMDFVHRELGVPRPAASLDHRDSGTPLPLERLRDPDIGQIWLLVCQESETLEHWGRFSQSPQWLGLPAVRAGGLRMLASSPWREYSPIALDRIREETLALLGRHG from the coding sequence ATGATCCGCCCCGCCTTGCCGTCCCATCCGCAGAGCCCCGCGCCGCAGCCGATCGATATCGGCGCCTGGACGATCCGTCTGCGCGACGCGTCCGTCTTGCAGGTCGGACCCGACCGCCCCGGCATGACGCAGCAGCTGCTGCGCCAGACCGCGCTGCTCGTGCTGCTGGACGGCAAGGTCCGGCTGGAGCGCGGAGCCGGCTCCGCCCGGATGGGCGCCGGCGTCGTCTACCTGTGTCCGCCGGAGAGCACGTTCGCGCTGGCTGCCGACGGCGGCGGCCGAGGAGCGGCGGCGCTGCTGCGGATCGAGCTGCATGCGCCCGATCCGGCCTTGCCGGGGCGGCTGCGCCCGGTCGAAGCCGATGCGGTCGCCGCCGCGCTTCCGCGCGAGGCGCGGCTGCCTGCCGCAGCCCAGCTGCAGGACCGCTGCCGCGCGATCTGCGCCGGATTCGGCGGCGAGCGGCCGCTCGGCCGCTTGCGCGCGCAGGCCGATGCCTTGCACCTGCTGCTGGAGACGATCGAGGAAGCCGCGCCCGACCCGGCGGCGGACGAGCCGCTGGAGCCGGTGCGCGCCTACATGGAGGAGCATATGCGGGAGCCGCTGTCGCTGGAGCTGCTCGCCGAGCTGGCCGGCTGCAGCCCCAAGCATTTTGCCGCGAGCTTCAAAAAAGCGTACGGCAGCACGCCGCGCGAGCATCTGACCCGGCTGCGTCTGGCCAAGGCGAAGCAGCTCATGCTGCGCTCGGACAGCCGGCTCAAAGATGTCGCCCATGCGGTCGGATACGAAGACGAGTTTTATTTCAGCCGCCTGTTCAAAAAAGCGCACGGCGTCTCCCCGACCCGGTATATGGAGCAGCGGCGGCAGCGGATCGCGGCCTACGGCAACGCCTCTCCGCTCGGCTACCTGCTGCCGCTCGGCGCCCTGCCGCATGCGGCCCCGATGCATCCCAAGTGGATGCGCTACTACCTCGAGCGCTGGGGAACCGACGTGCCGCAGCACCTCAGCTATGGCTTGACGGAGCTGCAGGTGCGGGACGATCTGGAGCAGCTGCGGCAGCTGCGGCCGGAGCTGACCGTCTGCTCGGCTGATCTGGAGGAGGACGTGCGGCGCCACCTGGAAGCGATCGGCCCGATCGTCCGGCTGCCGAAGGAGCAGCCGGACGGCTGGAGGCAGGGCCTGACGGACATCGGCCGGCGTCTCGGGCTGGAGGCGGACGCGGAGCGATGGATCGGCGCCTTCGACCGGCGCGTCGCAGCGGCTCGGGCGGCGGTGGGCGGCAGCGGGACCCCTTCCGTGCTGATCGTGCGCCTGCTCAAAGGCCAGCTCTATCCGCACGGCTGCGAGGGACTGATGGACTTCGTGCACCGCGAGCTCGGCGTGCCCCGCCCAGCCGCTTCCTTAGACCATCGCGACAGCGGAACGCCGCTGCCGCTGGAGAGGCTGCGCGATCCCGACATCGGCCAGATCTGGCTGCTCGTCTGCCAGGAATCGGAGACGCTCGAGCATTGGGGCCGGTTCAGCCAGTCTCCGCAGTGGCTCGGGCTGCCGGCCGTGCGGGCCGGCGGGCTGAGGATGCTCGCCTCCAGCCCCTGGCGCGAGTATTCGCCGATCGCGCTCGACCGCATCCGCGAGGAGACGCTGGCCCTGCTCGGCCGGCATGGTTAG
- a CDS encoding FecCD family ABC transporter permease encodes MKRSKTLPAAILLMAPAAALLLVVFSALYGAKSIGAADVWAAVTRFDPGNVDHQIIRHSRLPRGFGALLVGAFLAVSGALMQGITRNPLASPSLLGVADGSVLAVTLAMVFLPDLSGTGLIFVSMAGSALGAAIVFGIASLVPGGSSPVKLAILGALAGMFLGGIADALAMYFRIPQKISFWYNARLHQMDPELVQLALPFAIIGLALALLLARPVSALALGEETGASLGQNVRRVKLLSILAVVLLTGTAVAIAGKIAFIGLIIPHIARFIAGSDYRWIIPLSAVLGALFLTFCDLLSRFMNAPFETPIGIVTALFGVPFFLYLIRRKGASSHA; translated from the coding sequence ATGAAGCGATCCAAAACGCTGCCGGCGGCCATCCTCCTGATGGCTCCGGCAGCTGCTTTGCTTCTCGTTGTCTTCTCGGCGCTGTACGGGGCCAAATCGATCGGCGCGGCAGATGTGTGGGCCGCAGTGACGCGCTTCGATCCCGGCAACGTGGACCATCAGATCATCCGCCACTCCCGGCTGCCGCGCGGCTTCGGGGCGCTGCTCGTCGGCGCCTTCCTCGCCGTGTCGGGCGCGCTCATGCAGGGCATCACGCGCAATCCGCTCGCCTCCCCGTCCCTGCTCGGCGTGGCGGACGGCTCCGTGCTCGCCGTGACGCTGGCGATGGTCTTCCTCCCCGACCTGAGCGGGACCGGCCTCATCTTCGTCTCGATGGCGGGCTCCGCGCTCGGCGCGGCGATCGTGTTCGGCATCGCCTCGCTCGTGCCCGGCGGCAGCTCCCCGGTGAAGCTGGCCATCCTCGGGGCGCTGGCCGGCATGTTCCTCGGCGGCATCGCCGACGCCCTCGCCATGTACTTCCGCATCCCGCAAAAGATCAGCTTCTGGTACAACGCGCGGCTGCATCAGATGGACCCCGAGCTCGTGCAGCTCGCGCTGCCGTTCGCCATAATCGGCCTCGCGCTGGCGCTGCTGCTCGCCCGTCCCGTCTCGGCGCTCGCCCTCGGCGAGGAGACCGGAGCGAGCCTCGGCCAGAACGTGCGCCGGGTCAAGCTGCTCTCCATACTCGCCGTCGTGCTGCTGACCGGCACCGCCGTCGCGATCGCGGGCAAGATCGCCTTCATCGGCCTCATCATCCCGCATATCGCGCGGTTCATCGCCGGCAGCGACTACCGCTGGATCATCCCGCTGTCCGCCGTGCTCGGAGCGCTGTTCCTGACGTTCTGCGACCTGCTCTCCCGCTTCATGAACGCGCCGTTCGAGACGCCGATCGGCATCGTCACCGCGCTGTTCGGCGTGCCGTTCTTCCTCTACCTCATCCGGCGAAAGGGGGCGTCCAGCCATGCCTGA
- a CDS encoding exodeoxyribonuclease III: protein MKLASWNVNGLRACVKKGFADYFEALDADVFCVQETKLQEGQIELAHGEGYHLFWNYAARKGYSGTAVWTRRKPLSVRYGLEDDFEEEGRILTLEFEGWYLVNVYTPNSRRDLSRLPYRLEWEARMLAYLKGLDAVKPVILCGDLNVAHQDIDLKNAKPNRGNSGFTDEERGCMSALLAAGFTDTFRHLHPDRTDAYTWWSFMPKVRERNIGWRIDYFLVSDRLRPLLAAAEIDSAVLGSDHCPVVLELTEEPAAG, encoded by the coding sequence TTGAAGCTGGCATCATGGAACGTCAACGGCTTGCGGGCCTGCGTCAAGAAAGGCTTTGCCGACTACTTCGAGGCATTGGACGCCGACGTCTTCTGCGTGCAGGAGACGAAGCTGCAGGAGGGGCAGATCGAGCTGGCCCATGGCGAGGGCTACCATCTGTTCTGGAACTACGCCGCGCGCAAGGGCTACTCGGGCACTGCGGTGTGGACGCGGCGGAAGCCGCTGTCCGTGCGGTACGGGCTGGAGGACGACTTCGAGGAGGAAGGCCGCATCCTGACGCTGGAGTTCGAGGGCTGGTACCTCGTCAACGTCTATACGCCGAACTCCAGGCGCGACCTGTCGCGGCTGCCCTACCGGCTGGAATGGGAGGCGCGCATGCTGGCCTATCTCAAGGGGCTGGACGCGGTCAAGCCGGTCATCCTGTGCGGCGACCTCAACGTCGCCCATCAGGACATCGATCTCAAGAATGCCAAGCCGAACCGCGGCAACTCGGGCTTTACCGACGAGGAACGGGGCTGCATGAGCGCGCTGCTGGCGGCCGGCTTCACGGATACGTTCCGCCATCTGCATCCGGACCGGACGGACGCCTATACGTGGTGGTCGTTCATGCCCAAGGTGCGCGAGCGGAACATCGGCTGGCGCATCGATTATTTCCTCGTGTCCGACCGGCTGCGCCCGCTGCTGGCCGCAGCGGAGATCGACAGCGCGGTGCTCGGCAGCGACCATTGCCCGGTCGTGCTGGAGCTGACGGAGGAGCCGGCTGCGGGTTGA
- a CDS encoding 3'-5' exonuclease, producing the protein MDYIILDIEFNGRKFASDKPMEVIEIGAVRLDGSLRHVDEFSSLIRPVYFAKLNSFIREKTGIPQEDIDAAKGFVPVIRAFLQWLDRSEACTFVTWGGEDLKRIVLDTRMHKLDDAYWLQADYYDLLKIYLRTRGLTNDVSVEKALEELGIPAEGSAHRALDDARMTAEIFRRVFPEIMPEADVRRYKDTYSNAKERRMVKNAIRTLHALKIAPTWELVADKLAKAKVDLDNVKKAAELKAYYEVEAAKPVKPRPPRPERPAGATDESAADAAGSSAADAADDAGAAGAADAADATHATDSAAAAKSAD; encoded by the coding sequence ATGGATTACATCATTCTCGATATCGAGTTCAACGGGAGGAAGTTCGCGAGCGACAAGCCGATGGAGGTCATCGAGATCGGCGCGGTGCGGCTCGACGGCTCCCTTCGCCACGTCGACGAGTTCAGCTCCTTGATCCGCCCGGTCTATTTCGCCAAGCTCAACAGCTTCATCCGGGAGAAGACCGGCATCCCCCAGGAAGACATCGACGCGGCCAAGGGCTTCGTGCCCGTCATCCGCGCGTTCCTGCAGTGGCTGGACCGGAGCGAGGCTTGCACGTTCGTCACTTGGGGCGGCGAGGACCTGAAGCGGATCGTGCTCGACACGAGGATGCACAAGCTCGACGACGCATACTGGCTCCAGGCGGACTACTACGATCTGCTCAAGATTTATCTGCGCACGCGCGGACTGACCAACGACGTCAGCGTGGAAAAGGCGCTCGAGGAGCTCGGCATCCCGGCGGAGGGCTCGGCGCACCGGGCGCTCGACGACGCGCGCATGACGGCGGAGATTTTCCGCCGCGTCTTTCCTGAGATCATGCCGGAGGCCGACGTCCGCCGCTACAAGGACACCTACTCCAACGCGAAGGAGCGCCGCATGGTCAAGAACGCCATCCGCACCCTCCATGCGCTGAAGATCGCTCCGACGTGGGAGCTGGTGGCGGATAAGCTGGCCAAGGCCAAGGTGGACCTGGACAACGTCAAAAAAGCCGCCGAGCTGAAAGCCTACTACGAGGTCGAGGCGGCCAAGCCGGTCAAGCCGCGTCCTCCGCGCCCGGAGCGGCCGGCCGGCGCGACGGACGAGTCGGCGGCTGACGCCGCCGGCTCCTCCGCGGCGGACGCGGCTGACGACGCCGGCGCTGCAGGAGCCGCCGATGCTGCAGATGCAACCCACGCGACGGACTCCGCCGCCGCGGCGAAATCCGCCGATTGA